The following proteins are co-located in the Castanea sativa cultivar Marrone di Chiusa Pesio chromosome 8, ASM4071231v1 genome:
- the LOC142607327 gene encoding L-type lectin-domain containing receptor kinase SIT2-like, whose amino-acid sequence MSVFQLFPMATILRSLHFLTILYVSNIPLAFAQNENQFIYNGFLQAKLHLDGSAKITSSGLLLLTNTVNISYPQVGHAFFQFPLKFNTTSSGLSPSLSFSTNFVFAIVPQVPNVGAHGMAFTISPSSNFTNAVGNQYLGLFNSSNEGLTSNHILAIELDTALNPEFGDIDKNHVGIDLNSLNSTDSASAMYFSNKEGKNISLALTSGNPMHLWIDYNEAEKLLTVTLAPNGIPKPNRPLMSKPIDLSQYLLESMYVGFSSASGTLVPSDHYVLGWSFNKSGQAQSLDVSKLPPLPQQRKTKEILGLMIMVLVIAVILVLLTITGAAYIIRRKKYEEIREDWEQEYGPHRFIYKNLYKSTKGFSDKELLGAGGFGKVYRGILPSSNIQIAVKKVSHDSKQGIKEFVAEIISIGRLRHRNLVQLLGYCRRRGELLLVYDYMPNGSLDKFLYRNEKPNLNWLQRFRILRGVAAGLLYLHEDWEQVVLHRDIKASNVLLDAELNGRLGDFGLSRLYDHGTNPQTTHVVGTVGYLAPELTRTRRATTCTDVFAFGAFMLEVACGRRPVEQQGLTEEVILVDWVFECWRKGSILDASDPRLEGNYVVEEMKLVLKLGLLCSQSMPAARPSMRQVTQFLDGNANLPELPNEGGCFGTFKGNEAFDFLLSIPSSSAKGSAASLSSTDSILLSGR is encoded by the coding sequence ATGAGCGTTTTCCAACTTTTCCCAATGGCTACAATCCTTAGATCACTTCATTTTCTGACAATTCTGTATGTTTCCAATATTCCTCTGGCCTTTGCTCAAAATGAAAACCAATTCATCTACAATGGCTTCCTTCAAGCCAAGCTGCATCTTGATGGATCTGCTAAAATTACCAGCAGTGGCCTACTGCTGCTAACCAATACCGTAAACATTTCATACCCACAAGTTGGTCATGCTTTCTTCCAATTTCCTTTAAAATTCAACACAACTTCCTCAGGTTTAAGTCcatctctctcattttctacAAACTTTGTATTTGCCATTGTTCCACAAGTGCCAAATGTTGGAGCTCACGGCATGGCCTTCACCATCAGTCCATCAAGTAACTTCACCAACGCTGTAGGAAATCAGTATCTAGGACTGTTCAATTCTTCAAATGAAGGCCTTACTTCAAACCACATTTTGGCCATCGAGCTTGACACTGCTCTGAATCCAGAATTTGGAGATATTGATAAAAATCATGTGGGAATTGATTTAAATAGCCTGAACTCAACTGATTCAGCTTCTGCAATGTATTTTTCCAATAAAGAAGGGAAGAATATAAGCTTGGCGCTCACAAGTGGGAATCCAATGCATCTTTGGATAGACTATAATGAGGCAGAAAAGTTACTGACTGTAACACTAGCCCCGAACGGAATCCCAAAACCAAACCGGCCTCTCATGTCAAAACCTATTGATCTGTCTCAGTATCTCTTGGAATCTATGTATGTTGGTTTCTCTTCAGCCTCTGGTACACTTGTTCCAAGCGACCACTATGTTCTTGGATGGAGCTTTAATAAAAGTGGACAAGCACAAAGCCTTGATGTTTCGAAGCTTCCTCCACTTCCTCAACAACGGAAAACAAAAGAGATACTGGGACTAATGATCATGGTTTTGGTCATAGCAGTAATACTTGTGCTACTAACAATTACTGGAGCTGCTTACATTATAAGAAGGAAGAAGTATGAAGAAATACGTGAAGATTGGGAACAGGAGTATGGTCCTCACAGGTTCATCTATAAGAATCTCTACAAATCCACCAAAGGTTTCTCAGACAAAGAGCTTCTTGGAGCAGGAGGTTTTGGAAAGGTTTATAGAGGAATTCTTCCCTCTTCCAATATACAAATTGCAGTCAAGAAAGTCTCCCATGATTCCAAACAAGGAATAAAGGAATTTGTGGCTGAGATCATTAGCATTGGAAGGCTGAGGCACAGGAACTTGGTGCAGCTCCTAGGATACTGCCGGCGACGAGGTGAACTCCTTTTGGTCTATGATTATATGCCAAACGGAAGCCTTGACAAGTTCTTATATAGGAATGAAAAACCAAACCTTAACTGGCTCCAACGATTTCGAATCCTCAGAGGAGTAGCAGCTGGCCTTCTTTACCTACATGAAGATTGGGAACAGGTTGTTCTACACAGGGATATAAAAGCAAGCAATGTTCTATTAGATGCTGAATTAAATGGAAGACTAGGAGATTTTGGACTTTCCAGATTATATGACCACGGTACCAATCCTCAAACAACCCATGTGGTTGGGACTGTCGGTTATTTGGCTCCAGAGCTTACTAGAACAAGAAGGGCAACCACTTGCACTGATGTGTTTGCTTTTGGGGCTTTCATGCTTGAGGTGGCTTGTGGAAGGAGGCCTGTAGAGCAACAAGGACTTACAGAAGAAGTAATATTGGTTGACTGGGTGTTTGAGTGCTGGAGAAAAGGATCTATCCTTGATGCAAGTGATCCTCGATTGGAAGGTAATTATGTGGTGGAGGAAATGAAGTTGGTTTTGAAACTAGGCCTGCTTTGCTCACAGTCAATGCCAGCAGCTAGGCCTAGTATGAGGCAAGTGACGCAGTTTTTGGATGGCAATGCTAATCTGCCAGAATTACCAAATGAAGGTGGATGTTTTGGTACATTTAAAGGCAATGAAGCGTTTGATTTCTTATTGTCGATTCCTTCATCATCCGCCAAGGGTTCTGCTGCTTCCTTGTCTAGTACTGATTCAATCCTCCTAAGCGGTCGCTGA
- the LOC142607005 gene encoding putative L-type lectin-domain containing receptor kinase I.6 — translation MATVVTSLPFMITLYFIFKLPFMCAQKDQFIYNGFNQANLHLDGIAEIHPNGLLQLTNTSKQEVGYAFYPLPLEFNNSSSSSSSSSSSSSVLPRSLSFSTNFIFAIVPQMPMLGGHGIAFIISPSREFTYGVASQYLGIFNFSNNGSPTNNILAIELDTVKSPDVQDIDSNHVGIDVNGLVSNESAPATYFSGQEGKNRSIELMSGNPMHLWIDYNETEKLLNVTLAPTSIPKPNRPLLSKHIDLSQYLLESMYVGFSAATGVVASDHYILGWSFNKSGQAQSLDVLKLPQPPRQRKSKENPVRMIIISLIAVVVVLVLVTGATFIWRRKKYEEIREDWESEYGPHRFIYKNLYKATKGFSDKELLGAGGFGKVYKGTLSSSNRQIAVKKVSHDSKQGMKEFVAEIISMGRLRHRNLVQLLGYCRRKGELLLVYDYMPNGSLEKFLYGNEKSNLSWLQRFRILKGVASGLLYLHEEWEQVVLHRDVKASNVLLDAELNGRLGDFGLARLCDHGANPESTNVAGTVGYLAPELTRTGRVTTYTDVFAFGAFMLEVACGRKPIEPQGLPEEVILVDWVFGCWRKGAILDASDARLEGNYVVEEMELVLKLGLLCSHSTPAIRPSMRQVMQFLDGNADLQELPHESACVGNFTSVEASEILLSIPSSFGMGLTPFSSSNSILNGR, via the coding sequence ATGGCGACTGTGGTTACATCACTTCCCTTTATGATAACTCTCTACTTCATCTTTAAACTGCCATTCATGTGTGCTCAAAAGGACCAGTTCATCTATAATGGCTTCAATCAAGCAAATCTACATCTAGATGGAATTGCAGAAATCCACCCCAATGGTCTATTGCAACTCACCAACACTTCAAAACAAGAAGTTGGTTATGCTTTCTACCCACTTCCTTTAGAATTCaacaattcttcttcttcttcttcttcttcttcttcttcttcttctgttttaCCTCGGTCTCTTTCATTTTCCACAAACTTCATATTTGCAATAGTTCCTCAAATGCCAATGTTGGGTGGGCATGGCATTGCCTTCATCATCAGTCCCTCACGGGAATTCACTTATGGTGTAGCCAGCCAGTATCTAGGAATCTTCAATTTCTCAAATAATGGCAGTCCAACAAACAACATATTAGCCATTGAACTTGATACTGTTAAAAGTCCTGATGTACAAGATATAGATAGTAACCATGTGGGAATTGATGTGAATGGTCTGGTATCAAATGAATCAGCTCCTGCAACCTACTTTTCTGGTCAAGAAGGGAAGAACAGAAGCATAGAGCTAATGAGTGGCAACCCAATGCATCTTTGGATAGACTACAACGAAACAGAAAAGTTACTGAATGTAACACTAGCCCCGACCAGCATCCCAAAACCAAACCGTCCTCTCTTGTCAAAACACATTGATCTGTCCCAATATCTTTTGGAATCTATGTATGTTGGTTTCTCTGCAGCCACTGGTGTAGTTGCAAGTGACCACTATATTCTTGGATGGAGCTTTAATAAAAGTGGACAAGCACAAAGCCTTGATGTTTTGAAGCTTCCTCAACCTCCCCGACAAAGGAAAAGTAAAGAGAATCCAGTAAGAATGATCATAATTTCTCTCATAGCAGTTGTGGTTGTGCTGGTATTGGTCACTGGAGCAACTTTTATTTGGAGGAGGAAGAAATATGAAGAAATACGTGAAGATTGGGAAAGCGAGTATGGTCCTCACAGGTTCATCTACAAGAATCTCTACAAAGCAACCAAGGGTTTCTCAGACAAAGAGCTTCTTGGAGCAGGAGGTTTTGGAAAGGTTTATAAAGGAACACTTTCTTCTTCCAATAGACAAATTGCAGTCAAGAAAGTCTCCCATGATTCAAAACAAGggatgaaggaatttgtggctGAAATCATTAGCATGGGCAGGCTGAGGCACAGGAACTTGGTGCAGCTCCTAGGATATTGCCGGCGAAAGGGTGAACTCCTCTTGGTCTATGATTATATGCCCAACGGAAGCCTTGAAAAATTCTTATATggaaatgaaaaatcaaaccttAGTTGGCTTCAACGATTTCGAATCCTCAAAGGAGTAGCATCTGGCCTTCTCTACCTTCATGAAGAGTGGGAACAAGTTGTTCTACATAGAGATGTAAAAGCAAGCAATGTTCTATTAGATGCTGAATTAAATGGAAGGCTAGGAGATTTTGGCCTTGCAAGATTATGTGACCACGGTGCCAATCCCGAAAGCACCAATGTAGCTGGAACTGTGGGTTATTTGGCTCCCGAGCTTACTAGAACAGGAAGGGTAACCACTTACACTGATGTGTTTGCTTTTGGGGCATTCATGCTGGAGGTAGCTTGTGGAAGAAAGCCTATAGAGCCACAAGGACTACCTGAAGAGGTAATTTTAGTTGATTGGGTCTTCGGGTGCTGGAGAAAAGGAGCCATTCTTGACGCTAGTGATGCAAGATTGGAAGGTAATTATGTAGTGGAGGAAATGGAATTGGTTTTGAAATTAGGCTTGCTTTGCTCACACTCAACGCCAGCAATTCGGCCTAGCATGAGGCAAGTGATGCAGTTTTTGGACGGCAATGCTGATCTGCAGGAATTACCACATGAGAGTGCTTGTGTTGGTAACTTTACTAGCGTTGAAGCATCTGAGATCTTATTGTCAATTCCTTCATCATTTGGCATGGGTTTGACGCCCTTTTCTAGTAGTAATTCTATCCTCAATGGCCGTTGA